From Prochlorococcus marinus XMU1419, a single genomic window includes:
- the thiL gene encoding thiamine-phosphate kinase: MHKEVLKDIGEKELIKRLEKFMPKNQISDDCALIKTKKENLLVNTDSLVENVHFNDNTICSQDLGWKAVVCNISDLLSSGSKKTIGITISLILPARTEWIWVEELYIGINKALKKYGGVILGGDCSKGDKKIISITAFGIQGELELRRNACKPGDIILTTGIHGLSKLGFLIQNKINFDNNVSLNKRLISKSIKHFCRPQVYPNFLKNLLKTRSNKKIKRIGCTDSSDGLFQAIQDLTVASNCKAIMNYEKIPKDKDWPQGDKWDEYYFFGGEDYELVFSLPKKWANNLSKLDKSIYAIGYLAKGVPSIEFKDKSKNKLLKKTPYKHF; encoded by the coding sequence ATGCATAAAGAAGTACTAAAAGACATAGGGGAAAAAGAATTAATAAAAAGGCTAGAAAAATTTATGCCTAAAAATCAAATTTCAGATGATTGCGCTTTAATCAAAACTAAAAAAGAAAATTTACTTGTTAATACTGATTCTTTGGTAGAAAATGTTCATTTCAATGACAATACAATTTGCTCTCAAGACCTTGGATGGAAAGCTGTTGTTTGCAACATCTCTGACTTATTATCCAGCGGAAGCAAAAAAACTATAGGCATTACAATAAGTCTAATTCTGCCTGCTAGAACTGAGTGGATTTGGGTTGAAGAATTATACATAGGAATAAATAAAGCATTAAAAAAATATGGCGGGGTGATTCTTGGGGGAGATTGCTCAAAAGGAGATAAAAAAATTATTTCAATTACAGCTTTTGGGATTCAAGGTGAACTTGAATTACGAAGAAATGCTTGTAAACCAGGAGATATTATCTTAACCACAGGAATTCATGGACTTAGCAAACTAGGATTTTTGATACAAAATAAAATTAATTTCGATAACAATGTTTCTCTTAATAAAAGATTAATCAGTAAATCTATTAAACATTTTTGTCGCCCTCAAGTTTACCCAAATTTTCTAAAAAATCTCCTAAAAACTCGATCCAATAAAAAAATAAAGAGAATAGGATGTACCGATAGTAGCGATGGTCTTTTTCAAGCTATACAAGATTTAACAGTAGCTAGTAACTGTAAAGCAATAATGAATTATGAAAAAATACCCAAAGATAAAGATTGGCCCCAAGGAGATAAATGGGATGAGTATTATTTTTTTGGAGGTGAAGATTACGAGTTAGTTTTCTCATTACCCAAAAAATGGGCCAATAATTTATCTAAATTAGATAAAAGCATTTACGCAATCGGTTATCTTGCTAAAGGTGTACCATCAATAGAATTTAAAGATAAAAGTAAAAATAAATTATTGAAGAAGACTCCTTATAAGCACTTTTAA